The Caloramator mitchellensis genome contains a region encoding:
- a CDS encoding nicotinate phosphoribosyltransferase yields the protein MFNWKDDRNLTLLVDFYELTMANGYLKNGIGDKIAYFDMFFRNVPDGGGFSIVAGLEQLIEYIKGLKFTDEDIDFLRNKKIFDEEFLMYLKNFKFTCDVWAIPEGTPVFPYEPLLVVRGPIIQAQFIETMVLLTINHQSLIATKANRIVRAAQGKPVFEFGSRRAQGYDGAILGARAAYIGGCAATANTIAEKMFGIPAVGTMAHSWIQMFDNELEAFRAWARTYPDNCLLLVDTYNVLKSGVPNAIKVFKEELLPKGYRPKGIRIDSGDIKYLSQKAREMLDEAGFTDCNIVASNSLDEFIIRDVLQQGAKIDSFGVGERLITAKSEPVFGGVYKLVAIEEENKIIPKIKISENPEKITNPGFKQIYRLYDNKTNKAIADLITFANEEIDESKPLKLFDPIFTWKTKTIENFRARKLLIKVIENGSATYNYPSVGEIKSYCQEELKTLWDEVLRFENPHKYYVDLSLKLWKTKQKLLKQFAD from the coding sequence ATGTTTAACTGGAAGGACGATAGAAACCTGACTTTACTTGTTGATTTTTATGAATTGACAATGGCAAATGGATACTTGAAAAATGGTATAGGAGATAAAATAGCTTATTTCGATATGTTTTTCAGAAATGTTCCTGATGGAGGAGGATTCAGCATCGTAGCTGGTTTAGAGCAGCTTATAGAATATATAAAAGGATTAAAATTTACTGATGAAGATATAGATTTTTTGAGAAACAAAAAAATATTTGATGAAGAATTCCTAATGTATTTAAAAAACTTTAAATTCACATGCGATGTTTGGGCAATACCGGAGGGAACTCCTGTCTTCCCATATGAGCCACTGCTTGTTGTAAGAGGTCCTATTATTCAAGCACAGTTTATCGAAACTATGGTTTTATTAACCATAAATCACCAGAGCCTTATTGCAACAAAGGCTAATAGAATTGTAAGGGCAGCTCAGGGTAAGCCGGTTTTTGAGTTTGGTTCGAGAAGAGCTCAAGGTTATGACGGAGCCATATTAGGTGCAAGAGCAGCGTATATCGGAGGTTGTGCTGCTACAGCTAATACTATCGCAGAAAAGATGTTTGGAATACCTGCAGTTGGAACAATGGCTCATAGCTGGATTCAAATGTTCGATAATGAATTGGAAGCATTTAGGGCTTGGGCTAGAACTTATCCGGATAATTGTCTACTTCTCGTAGACACATACAATGTATTAAAATCTGGCGTTCCAAATGCTATTAAAGTATTTAAAGAGGAATTGCTACCTAAGGGTTATAGACCTAAGGGTATAAGGATAGACAGCGGAGATATCAAATATTTATCTCAGAAGGCACGTGAAATGCTTGATGAGGCTGGTTTTACAGATTGCAATATAGTTGCATCAAACTCACTTGATGAATTTATAATTAGAGATGTTCTTCAGCAGGGTGCCAAAATTGACAGCTTTGGTGTTGGGGAAAGGCTTATTACTGCAAAATCCGAACCAGTTTTCGGAGGTGTTTATAAATTAGTTGCAATTGAAGAAGAAAATAAAATAATCCCCAAAATTAAAATAAGTGAGAATCCAGAAAAGATAACTAATCCTGGATTTAAGCAAATTTATAGACTATACGATAATAAGACCAATAAAGCAATTGCTGATTTAATAACATTTGCAAACGAAGAGATAGATGAGTCAAAACCATTAAAATTATTTGACCCTATTTTTACATGGAAAACAAAAACCATAGAGAACTTCAGGGCAAGGAAGCTTCTAATAAAGGTAATTGAAAATGGAAGTGCCACATATAACTACCCAAGCGTAGGAGAAATAAAAAGCTATTGTCAAGAAGAACTAAAAACATTATGGGATGAAGTGTTAAGATTCGAAAATCCACACAAATACTACGTTGACCTTTCTCTAAAGCTATGGAAAACAAAACAAAAACTGCTTAAACAATTTGCAGATTAG
- a CDS encoding RsmB/NOP family class I SAM-dependent RNA methyltransferase — MTSIKDARRRLPQELIDSLYDTFTEPIVDKILYGYCDEKYTTLRVNTLKYDIHSLMNYFKQINIKFERVSWYNDALILKNAKEKDIQKLDIYKNGYIYLQNLSSMIPPIVLEPKEGEKVLDVAAAPGSKTTQIASMMKNTGYILANEVDHIRAERLRHNIQLQGANIIEVRESRGEILGDEIKDYFDKVLLDVPCSGEGIITIDNPKSIRGWSLKEVEKLSKLQKKLFESAYKALKPNGIMVYSTCTLNKKENELVIDWAINNFKIKILDLNLKSNSFINAFSDGLHKDIKKAIRVLPSKEYEGFFVCKIQKLAP; from the coding sequence ATGACATCTATTAAGGATGCAAGAAGAAGGCTACCTCAGGAATTAATCGACAGTTTATATGATACATTTACAGAACCTATTGTTGATAAGATATTATACGGATATTGTGATGAAAAATATACTACATTAAGGGTAAACACGTTAAAATACGACATACATAGTCTCATGAATTATTTTAAACAAATCAATATTAAATTTGAAAGAGTTAGTTGGTATAATGACGCTTTGATTTTGAAAAATGCAAAGGAGAAGGACATTCAAAAGCTTGATATATATAAAAATGGATATATATATCTTCAAAATCTTTCAAGCATGATACCACCAATTGTATTGGAGCCTAAAGAAGGAGAAAAGGTTCTTGATGTGGCGGCTGCACCTGGCAGCAAAACTACTCAGATAGCTTCAATGATGAAAAATACAGGATATATCCTTGCAAACGAAGTAGACCACATTAGAGCTGAAAGACTTAGGCATAATATACAGTTGCAGGGTGCTAACATAATAGAAGTAAGAGAAAGTAGGGGGGAGATACTCGGCGACGAAATAAAGGACTATTTTGACAAGGTTTTGCTTGACGTTCCCTGCAGTGGAGAAGGAATAATAACAATCGACAATCCAAAATCCATCAGGGGTTGGAGTTTAAAGGAAGTTGAAAAATTATCAAAGCTTCAGAAAAAATTGTTTGAAAGTGCATATAAAGCACTAAAGCCTAATGGAATAATGGTTTATTCCACCTGCACACTAAATAAAAAAGAAAATGAATTAGTTATTGATTGGGCGATAAACAATTTTAAAATAAAAATACTGGATTTAAATTTAAAATCAAATAGCTTTATTAACGCTTTTTCGGATGGATTACATAAAGATATTAAAAAAGCAATAAGAGTTTTACCTTCGAAGGAGTATGAAGGATTTTTTGTTTGCAAAATACAAAAATTAGCCCCTTGA
- a CDS encoding methyl-accepting chemotaxis protein — protein sequence MNKSLKVKLTIIMILISVIPAVLLSSMNLFQSNKLVEEKVYQLTKQTADEKAAYVDSFMQKIFDEIDSVSKKTDVLNLNVDVLYNNMGTLVDSDSNLMYMYLGTSDGQMFIYPKVQLPKDYNPTLRPWYQAAVASPGKIIVTDPYQDATDGTWVVTVVKQVKLSNGKEAVIGGDIKLTTLVDKITQTKVGEKGYAALSLANGTIIAHPNKEMLLVNIAEKYDFGKQVVAEKNGSKKYTLNNEDKIMGYTPSKLSGWIAMATIPQSEYQAAFNRNLKISIIYMIFVALVTALIGFYISNRITKPLLAITKLMKRAEEGDFGVDINITEKDEIGQIQQSFKNMIEGQRSMIKNIIEYTEELLHSAKNIKGISIDTVNAIEKITEATQSISDNTQNNAASLEEANAGIEEMASNAQIVADSASRVKEFSEDAVNVAVAGGESVNVAASSIEEIKYSAAEVNNVVNELLDASKEIDTIVKTITSISSQTNLLALNAAIEAARAGEAGRGFAVVADEVRKLAEESSIAAKNIESLIQNIQGKIIAAVNTTEKEIQLVDVGTQNAYKIKDSLNSILNSIKNLDKHIEEVAAAAQEQSASAEEMSAVITTINHSVEEAVKNTEDISTSIANQNNTIRTLNDSAIRLEEIANSLTEQIKKFRI from the coding sequence ATGAACAAAAGTTTAAAAGTAAAACTGACTATAATTATGATTTTAATTTCTGTTATTCCTGCAGTTTTACTATCGAGCATGAATCTATTTCAGAGCAACAAATTGGTTGAAGAGAAAGTTTATCAATTAACTAAACAAACAGCTGATGAAAAAGCTGCATATGTTGATTCTTTTATGCAGAAAATATTTGATGAAATAGACTCAGTTTCTAAAAAAACGGATGTTTTAAACTTAAATGTTGATGTTCTATACAATAACATGGGAACTTTGGTTGATAGTGATTCTAACTTAATGTATATGTATCTTGGAACTTCAGATGGCCAAATGTTTATTTACCCCAAGGTCCAACTTCCTAAAGATTACAATCCTACCTTAAGGCCATGGTATCAAGCAGCAGTTGCTTCACCTGGTAAAATAATAGTTACAGACCCATATCAGGATGCAACAGATGGAACATGGGTGGTAACAGTTGTAAAACAAGTTAAGTTAAGCAATGGCAAAGAAGCGGTAATTGGTGGAGACATAAAATTAACGACGCTTGTTGATAAAATTACACAAACAAAAGTCGGTGAGAAGGGCTATGCAGCACTATCTCTAGCAAATGGAACAATTATTGCTCATCCAAATAAAGAAATGCTTTTAGTAAACATTGCAGAAAAATATGATTTTGGAAAGCAAGTAGTTGCCGAGAAAAACGGTAGTAAAAAATATACGCTTAATAACGAAGATAAAATAATGGGTTATACCCCTTCTAAGCTTTCTGGATGGATTGCTATGGCTACTATTCCTCAATCAGAATATCAGGCTGCATTTAATAGAAACTTAAAAATTTCGATTATTTATATGATATTTGTTGCCTTAGTCACTGCGTTAATCGGATTCTACATTTCAAATAGAATTACAAAACCACTGCTTGCAATTACAAAGCTTATGAAAAGAGCTGAAGAAGGAGATTTTGGCGTAGACATAAATATTACAGAAAAAGACGAAATAGGACAAATTCAACAAAGCTTTAAGAACATGATTGAAGGTCAAAGGTCGATGATTAAGAATATTATCGAATATACAGAAGAACTTTTGCATTCTGCTAAAAATATAAAAGGTATTTCAATAGATACTGTTAATGCAATCGAAAAAATAACAGAAGCGACCCAATCGATTTCAGATAACACTCAAAACAATGCAGCAAGTTTAGAAGAAGCAAACGCTGGTATAGAGGAAATGGCTTCTAACGCACAGATTGTTGCAGATTCAGCTTCAAGGGTTAAGGAGTTCAGCGAAGATGCAGTTAATGTTGCTGTGGCAGGCGGCGAATCAGTCAATGTTGCTGCTTCATCAATAGAGGAAATTAAATACTCTGCAGCTGAAGTTAACAATGTAGTAAACGAACTATTGGATGCTTCAAAGGAAATAGACACAATAGTAAAGACAATAACTTCAATTTCTTCACAAACGAACTTGCTTGCATTAAATGCGGCAATTGAAGCAGCAAGGGCTGGAGAAGCAGGAAGAGGTTTTGCGGTTGTTGCAGATGAGGTTAGAAAATTAGCAGAAGAAAGCAGCATTGCTGCAAAAAATATTGAAAGCTTGATTCAAAACATTCAAGGAAAGATTATAGCGGCAGTTAATACTACTGAAAAGGAAATACAGCTTGTTGACGTTGGAACACAAAATGCGTATAAGATAAAGGATTCACTTAACTCTATCCTTAATTCTATAAAGAATCTAGACAAGCATATTGAAGAAGTTGCAGCAGCAGCTCAGGAACAGTCAGCTTCAGCAGAAGAAATGTCCGCAGTTATAACAACAATCAACCATTCCGTAGAAGAAGCTGTAAAGAATACAGAAGATATTTCAACTTCAATTGCAAATCAAAACAATACAATTAGAACTCTAAATGATTCTGCAATTAGGCTTGAAGAAATTGCAAATAGTTTAACTGAACAGATAAAAAAGTTTAGAATATAA